The following proteins come from a genomic window of Phnomibacter ginsenosidimutans:
- a CDS encoding cell division protein ZapA: MSELIPITITVGDRSYRIKVEPEHEESVRKTARFIHDKVQEFKQQFAGKDMQDYVSMALIWFATQNAQQVQGQLLSQELEEGFNRLDAMLDKQIAALGAEGNA, from the coding sequence GTGAGTGAACTCATTCCCATCACCATTACCGTCGGCGACCGTAGCTACCGCATCAAAGTAGAGCCGGAGCACGAAGAGTCTGTTCGCAAAACAGCCCGCTTTATTCACGATAAAGTGCAGGAGTTCAAACAGCAGTTTGCCGGCAAAGACATGCAGGACTATGTGTCAATGGCATTGATTTGGTTTGCTACCCAAAACGCCCAGCAGGTGCAGGGCCAGCTGCTGTCGCAGGAGCTGGAAGAGGGCTTCAACAGGCTGGATGCCATGCTGGATAAACAGATTGCTGCACTGGGTGCTGAAGGAAATGCGTAA
- a CDS encoding DUF4339 domain-containing protein encodes MAKYFIIKGRKKEGPFDFQELKQIRICEHDLVWRDGFTDWKSANEIEELRDLIEVHPPLTSKEKERVFIINEYRRALYFPFFIGLVFGAIAYFMLITKKPEQLSLNESNYFHATEGSYMQKVTRPFRAVFAYFSEKPMFFGTDENLPVELIKYSIADLILIYLLLFF; translated from the coding sequence ATGGCAAAGTATTTCATCATAAAAGGACGGAAAAAAGAGGGCCCTTTTGATTTTCAAGAGCTTAAGCAGATTCGAATTTGTGAGCATGATCTGGTTTGGAGAGATGGATTTACAGATTGGAAGAGTGCTAATGAAATTGAAGAATTAAGGGATTTGATAGAAGTGCATCCTCCATTGACTTCTAAAGAAAAGGAAAGAGTTTTTATTATAAACGAGTATCGCAGAGCCTTATACTTCCCTTTTTTTATTGGATTAGTATTTGGTGCAATTGCATATTTCATGCTTATCACCAAAAAGCCAGAACAATTATCCCTTAATGAATCAAATTATTTTCATGCCACAGAGGGTAGCTACATGCAAAAAGTGACAAGACCTTTTAGGGCAGTATTTGCATACTTCTCGGAAAAACCAATGTTTTTCGGAACTGATGAAAACCTTCCAGTTGAATTAATAAAGTATTCAATTGCTGACCTTATACTGATTTATTTATTACTCTTTTTTTAA
- a CDS encoding murein L,D-transpeptidase catalytic domain family protein: MRLYTALFLGLLSVSAMAGTNGTGRENLDKEAQLYKMPVAYIKAATELYQQLQLQQKGLEKDIFVKAYKGYLHLQAQGLVHNADMLSIADFSQSNQNKRLYIINLRTRSLMMHTYVSHGRNSGNVMATSFSNVNNSNKSVLGFLLTADTYVGANGLSLRFRGMERGINDMVTTRAIVVHGSKFVNEQELARRGEMVNSLGCPAVPMAQSKTIIEAIKGGSVYFIYHPDEMYANRSPILNTPLQTTLLPMLASQPITDSLTPPNSNAITRNN, encoded by the coding sequence ATGCGATTGTATACCGCATTGTTCCTAGGGTTATTGTCGGTAAGCGCCATGGCGGGTACCAATGGCACTGGCCGGGAAAATCTGGATAAAGAAGCTCAGCTCTATAAAATGCCGGTGGCTTACATCAAAGCGGCTACCGAGCTGTACCAGCAGTTGCAGCTGCAGCAAAAGGGGCTGGAGAAAGACATTTTTGTAAAAGCCTACAAAGGCTACCTGCACCTGCAGGCCCAAGGCTTGGTGCACAATGCCGACATGCTCAGCATTGCCGATTTCAGCCAGAGCAATCAAAACAAACGACTCTACATCATCAACCTGCGTACCCGCAGCCTCATGATGCATACCTACGTATCGCATGGGCGCAACAGTGGCAATGTGATGGCTACCTCGTTCAGCAACGTCAACAATTCCAACAAAAGCGTACTCGGCTTTTTGCTTACCGCCGATACCTATGTGGGTGCCAATGGTTTGTCGCTGCGGTTCAGGGGTATGGAAAGAGGCATCAATGATATGGTAACCACCCGGGCTATTGTGGTGCATGGCAGCAAGTTTGTAAATGAACAGGAGCTGGCCCGCCGCGGCGAAATGGTCAACAGTTTGGGTTGCCCTGCTGTACCCATGGCACAAAGCAAAACCATTATTGAAGCCATCAAAGGGGGCAGCGTATATTTCATTTACCACCCCGATGAAATGTATGCCAACCGGTCGCCCATTTTGAATACGCCACTGCAAACCACGCTGCTGCCCATGCTGGCCAGCCAGCCCATCACCGATTCGCTGACGCCACCCAATAGCAACGCCATCACCCGAAATAATTAA
- the rpoN gene encoding RNA polymerase factor sigma-54 — MAFGQGLRQVQKQQLKLLPQQIQLMKLLQIPTANLEERIKEEIEENPALEMGEEHDGQEDTDLSTQDSIDDYEYEPADSVAEDSSMADDGPDMAEFGSVDQPEWDPEDDIPDYQTRDINYGEGEETTPTPIKVESNLYDLLIGQLAMLELDERRRKVAEQIVGSIDEDGYLRREIASIVDDLAFRQNVQTSDEEVELLLSQIQKLFDPAGVGARNLQECLLLQLQRLRSEGKDVQLALNAVKDYFEEFTKKHYEKIQRGLGIDEAKLREVMNQLIRLNPKPGGVVSTINKAETYVIPDFFIENINGKLELTLNNRNAPELRISSDYRDMLREYERGSKKNKQQKDAVMFIKQKIDAAKWFIDIIKQRHETLYNSMYAIMMHQQEFFLTGDETTLRPMILKDVAEVTGLDISTVSRVANSKFVQTEFGTYRLKFFFSESLSTESGEEVSTREVKKILSDMVEGEDKRKPLSDDQLTDMLKEKGYNIARRTVAKYREQLNVPVARLRKEL; from the coding sequence ATGGCATTCGGACAAGGTTTAAGACAGGTTCAAAAACAACAACTCAAACTGTTGCCCCAGCAAATTCAGCTCATGAAATTGCTGCAAATACCGACCGCCAATCTGGAGGAACGCATCAAAGAGGAAATTGAAGAAAACCCGGCGCTGGAAATGGGCGAAGAACACGACGGGCAGGAAGATACCGACCTCAGCACTCAGGATTCCATTGATGATTATGAATACGAGCCGGCCGACTCGGTTGCCGAAGACTCTTCCATGGCCGATGATGGCCCCGATATGGCGGAGTTTGGCTCTGTAGACCAACCCGAGTGGGATCCGGAAGACGACATTCCCGACTATCAGACAAGAGACATCAACTATGGTGAAGGCGAGGAAACAACCCCCACGCCCATCAAGGTGGAAAGCAATCTCTACGACCTGCTCATTGGCCAGCTGGCCATGCTGGAGCTGGACGAACGCCGCCGCAAAGTGGCCGAGCAAATTGTGGGCAGCATCGATGAAGATGGCTACCTGCGCCGCGAAATTGCCTCCATTGTAGACGACCTCGCCTTTCGGCAAAATGTGCAAACCAGCGACGAAGAAGTGGAGCTGTTGCTGAGCCAGATTCAAAAATTGTTTGACCCAGCTGGTGTAGGTGCCCGCAATCTGCAGGAGTGCCTGTTGCTGCAATTGCAACGGCTGCGCAGCGAAGGCAAAGACGTGCAGCTGGCGCTGAATGCCGTTAAAGATTACTTCGAAGAATTTACCAAGAAACATTACGAAAAAATACAGCGGGGTCTGGGCATCGACGAAGCCAAACTGCGGGAAGTGATGAACCAGCTCATTCGGCTCAACCCTAAGCCCGGCGGCGTGGTATCTACCATCAACAAAGCAGAAACCTACGTCATCCCCGACTTTTTTATTGAAAACATCAACGGCAAGCTGGAGCTGACGCTCAACAACCGCAATGCGCCGGAGTTGCGCATCAGCAGCGACTACCGCGATATGCTGCGGGAATACGAACGGGGCAGCAAAAAGAACAAACAACAGAAAGATGCCGTGATGTTCATCAAGCAAAAAATTGATGCAGCCAAGTGGTTCATTGATATCATCAAACAACGGCACGAAACGCTGTACAACAGCATGTACGCCATCATGATGCACCAGCAGGAGTTTTTCCTGACCGGCGATGAAACCACACTCCGCCCCATGATTTTGAAGGATGTAGCCGAAGTAACCGGCCTCGATATTTCTACCGTAAGCCGGGTGGCCAACAGCAAGTTTGTGCAAACCGAATTTGGCACCTACCGCCTCAAGTTTTTCTTTAGCGAAAGCCTGAGCACCGAAAGCGGCGAAGAAGTGAGTACCCGTGAGGTAAAAAAGATTTTGAGCGACATGGTGGAGGGCGAAGACAAACGCAAACCGCTCAGCGATGATCAGCTCACAGACATGCTGAAAGAAAAAGGTTATAACATTGCACGCCGAACCGTAGCCAAGTACCGCGAACAACTGAATGTACCCGTGGCCAGGCTGCGCAAAGAACTCTAA
- a CDS encoding response regulator: MLMVAAIPNSNDMNATSSPKIFLVDDDQFSIELNRQHLKNLGYSNVSVFTDGQTCLNHLVEQPVVVFVDYNMEEMDGLTLLKKIKRFDPHIFTVFVSGQEQMEVAVDALKFGAFDYIIKGEQSETRIAAVMAKIMHIIAELKQQHKKGWRRFLPVLSIVTLLIVSIMGTGLQLTQHVAKRSIHKRGSECFCEE, translated from the coding sequence ATGCTGATGGTAGCAGCAATACCAAACAGCAACGACATGAACGCTACCTCTTCCCCCAAAATCTTTCTGGTTGATGATGACCAGTTTTCCATTGAACTGAACCGACAGCATTTAAAAAACCTTGGGTACAGTAATGTTTCGGTATTTACCGACGGCCAAACCTGCCTGAATCATTTGGTAGAGCAGCCCGTGGTAGTATTTGTAGACTACAATATGGAAGAAATGGATGGCCTCACTTTACTAAAAAAAATCAAGCGGTTCGATCCGCACATTTTCACCGTATTTGTAAGCGGACAAGAGCAAATGGAAGTGGCAGTAGATGCCCTTAAGTTTGGAGCTTTTGATTACATCATTAAAGGAGAGCAGTCAGAAACAAGGATTGCTGCGGTGATGGCAAAAATCATGCACATCATTGCTGAGTTGAAACAACAGCATAAGAAAGGATGGCGTCGTTTTCTGCCTGTGCTCAGTATTGTTACGTTACTCATTGTATCAATTATGGGTACTGGCTTGCAGCTCACTCAACATGTTGCAAAAAGATCCATCCATAAAAGAGGATCCGAGTGTTTTTGTGAAGAATGA
- a CDS encoding polysaccharide biosynthesis/export family protein: protein MLQKDPSIKEDPSVFVKNEAYQYTIRKDDKVSISVWDHDDLSVGSIYGIYNSNEVYGKWLMVDANGKIPVPQVGEVLAENKTVLELESDLRTAYSKFIKQPIVEVKVLNKEVTVLGELKTPGKYLLEKEHNTLIEMIGKAGDFDFYADRSKVMVVRMVEGQPKSVTVDLTQLSSYASSNVYLLPGDVVYVPSRKAKVWDKRSGSIVVPATAIITTAVLVATALK from the coding sequence ATGTTGCAAAAAGATCCATCCATAAAAGAGGATCCGAGTGTTTTTGTGAAGAATGAAGCCTATCAATACACCATTCGGAAGGATGATAAAGTGAGTATCAGTGTGTGGGATCATGATGATTTAAGTGTGGGTTCCATCTACGGCATTTACAACAGTAATGAAGTGTATGGCAAGTGGCTGATGGTAGATGCGAATGGTAAAATACCCGTACCACAAGTAGGCGAAGTACTAGCAGAAAATAAAACAGTACTTGAACTGGAGAGTGACTTAAGAACGGCCTACAGCAAATTTATAAAGCAGCCTATAGTAGAGGTAAAAGTACTGAACAAAGAAGTGACGGTACTGGGAGAGTTGAAAACACCCGGTAAATATTTACTGGAAAAAGAACATAACACTTTAATAGAGATGATCGGCAAAGCCGGGGATTTTGATTTTTATGCCGACCGTTCTAAAGTTATGGTGGTGCGCATGGTTGAAGGTCAGCCAAAATCGGTAACGGTAGATCTTACACAACTGAGCAGCTATGCCAGCAGCAATGTGTACCTGCTGCCAGGCGATGTAGTGTATGTACCCAGCCGCAAAGCAAAAGTGTGGGATAAAAGAAGTGGATCAATTGTAGTGCCAGCAACTGCCATTATAACTACTGCCGTTTTGGTTGCTACCGCATTGAAGTAA
- a CDS encoding Wzz/FepE/Etk N-terminal domain-containing protein, producing MKELIRNLGILRPFFRGLPIIALVMIIAVLIAKRYLRYTTPIYESTAKVKLADSKEGVPNSNLFKDFDVFATSNKIAAEVELLKSKLLIQKAVAHLGVDITIYRVGDIHKTELYHQSPFFIRYAFDSKKLFDKTFTLFVSSDSLLSITLPDGKTVRGRMNVPVQLEGGSLVFIPNEELRQQKKTCR from the coding sequence ATGAAAGAACTTATCCGAAACCTTGGCATTCTCCGGCCTTTTTTCAGAGGGCTACCTATCATTGCTTTAGTGATGATTATTGCAGTATTGATAGCCAAGCGATACCTGCGATATACTACACCTATTTATGAAAGCACCGCCAAAGTAAAACTGGCAGATAGTAAAGAAGGTGTACCCAATAGCAATTTGTTTAAAGACTTTGATGTATTTGCCACCAGCAACAAAATAGCTGCCGAAGTAGAATTACTCAAAAGCAAACTACTCATTCAAAAAGCGGTGGCTCATTTGGGGGTCGATATTACCATTTACCGGGTGGGCGATATTCATAAGACAGAACTCTACCATCAATCGCCATTTTTTATACGCTATGCATTCGATAGTAAAAAATTGTTTGATAAAACATTTACACTTTTTGTTTCATCCGATTCATTACTCAGCATCACTTTGCCCGATGGAAAAACTGTGAGGGGGCGAATGAATGTGCCTGTACAGTTGGAAGGCGGATCATTGGTTTTTATACCAAATGAAGAACTACGGCAGCAGAAAAAAACCTGCAGGTAA
- a CDS encoding exopolysaccharide transport family protein, giving the protein MLADKIIADLDVMSVDKEVPVLRISYKSPVAEKAAEVVNALSAAYITDYVSEKFKSADTTVDFLAKQLNSMSDRLSASEANIESYRNQNNIINIRQETETDLRKISDLKKQQASLQMNLLAMRDLNKYISSGKQNFEELAPNFEAFTDLLSTELVKKMKELQREKRDLLLKYTPDNDKVKVVDDKMQDISKYLQESIKNTEKNLQVKYDDLSQTISKAEEAFIGLPGKERTMTILERNFSLNEQIYRFLHEKRTEAEIARAATMSFHRIIAEGEVPTKPVSPNATLLKVLAGFLGFLFGVAGVYFIHLLKGRINESKVIHKNSETPLMAEVPYAKNEADKMRYFMRWATELDLKGIADAGSVISISSFAAKEGKGFNSTGVTMALQQLGKSCVLIDAGASNVRIQGVSVIGPSQFPPQWQVRPVWMAFLETLKQQYEVVIIRNLPVLEQPVSMMLMATANTNLFVLDSRKTKQSMVMQADLLKEELSLPGMYFVLNRAGYTPSIFAPIANWWRSKKNRSNKQSALA; this is encoded by the coding sequence ATGCTGGCCGATAAAATTATAGCCGATTTGGATGTAATGAGTGTAGATAAGGAAGTACCTGTTTTAAGAATCAGTTACAAGAGCCCCGTGGCCGAAAAGGCAGCCGAAGTAGTGAATGCATTGAGTGCTGCGTATATCACAGATTATGTGTCTGAAAAATTTAAAAGTGCTGATACTACTGTTGATTTTTTGGCAAAGCAACTCAACAGTATGAGTGACCGGCTAAGTGCCAGCGAAGCCAATATTGAAAGCTACCGCAATCAAAATAACATCATCAATATTCGCCAGGAAACGGAAACCGATTTACGCAAAATATCTGATCTGAAAAAGCAGCAGGCCAGTTTGCAAATGAACCTGTTGGCCATGCGGGATTTGAATAAATACATTTCATCTGGTAAGCAAAACTTTGAAGAACTGGCACCCAACTTTGAAGCCTTCACCGATTTGCTAAGTACAGAACTGGTAAAGAAAATGAAAGAATTGCAGCGGGAAAAAAGAGATCTGCTGCTGAAGTATACCCCAGATAATGATAAGGTAAAAGTGGTAGATGATAAAATGCAGGACATTAGTAAATACCTGCAGGAAAGTATCAAAAACACCGAAAAGAATCTGCAGGTAAAGTATGATGATTTGTCGCAAACCATTAGCAAAGCTGAAGAAGCATTTATAGGACTGCCCGGTAAGGAACGTACCATGACAATACTCGAGAGAAACTTTTCATTGAACGAACAGATCTATCGCTTTTTGCATGAGAAAAGAACGGAGGCAGAAATAGCAAGGGCTGCAACCATGTCGTTTCACCGCATTATTGCTGAAGGTGAAGTGCCAACAAAACCGGTATCGCCCAATGCTACCTTACTCAAAGTGCTTGCTGGTTTTCTTGGTTTTTTATTTGGCGTTGCCGGAGTGTATTTTATTCATTTGCTCAAGGGCAGAATTAATGAATCAAAAGTGATTCATAAGAACAGTGAAACGCCATTGATGGCGGAAGTGCCATACGCAAAAAACGAAGCGGATAAAATGCGCTACTTCATGCGTTGGGCTACTGAGCTCGACCTGAAAGGTATAGCCGATGCCGGCAGTGTAATCAGCATTTCAAGCTTTGCGGCAAAAGAAGGTAAGGGGTTTAACAGTACAGGTGTTACCATGGCGCTACAGCAGCTGGGAAAAAGTTGTGTATTGATTGATGCCGGTGCTTCGAATGTACGTATACAGGGGGTTAGTGTTATTGGGCCAAGTCAATTTCCGCCGCAGTGGCAGGTGCGGCCTGTGTGGATGGCATTTTTAGAAACACTGAAGCAGCAATATGAGGTCGTTATTATTCGTAACCTGCCTGTTCTAGAACAACCTGTATCAATGATGCTAATGGCTACAGCCAATACTAACCTGTTTGTGTTAGATAGTAGAAAAACCAAGCAGTCGATGGTAATGCAAGCCGATTTGCTGAAGGAAGAACTGTCATTGCCGGGCATGTACTTTGTACTCAACCGTGCAGGCTACACGCCCAGCATTTTTGCGCCAATTGCCAATTGGTGGCGAAGCAAAAAAAATCGTAGCAATAAACAATCTGCACTTGCATGA
- a CDS encoding lipopolysaccharide biosynthesis protein has protein sequence MKLAEKYWVLADQVVVSGSAFATNLLLARALGIAQYGIFSGLVLVQLLVLSLLQASITGLAPVLLAHIGIGEKRSYTGGLFWFHQAILTLLFVAGILFFLFADTMWAVGRNIGIAAVVGACLYFMQDYLRRWLLATQQQPKAFAIDVLTNVVQLLALAVLFFVYHLDLLIALWVVALTYIPSVALGVWWLKPGVPIAKDIRSVALLHARDGKWMLSSALLQWTAGNFYVMAAGWWLGAAALGALRLGQYIFGLLNVLLQAFETYILPKAAHLHQEPAALVRFLRKQFLQLSVLLIPVLILLAVFGKPLLHMAGGDTYTSYSYVMIGLAILYVFILFGYPVRIALRVQLLNKFYFYGYVLATIFSVATAYFMIHFFQLWGALAGMLLAQCMLLVYWLYILYNKNIRV, from the coding sequence ATGAAGCTTGCAGAAAAATACTGGGTGTTGGCCGATCAGGTAGTGGTTAGTGGCAGTGCTTTTGCTACCAATTTATTATTAGCAAGAGCATTGGGCATTGCTCAATACGGCATATTTAGTGGGTTGGTATTGGTACAGCTCTTGGTGTTGAGTTTATTGCAGGCTAGTATCACAGGTCTTGCGCCGGTATTGCTGGCGCATATTGGGATAGGTGAAAAAAGGAGTTATACCGGCGGATTGTTTTGGTTTCACCAGGCAATACTTACGTTGCTGTTTGTAGCCGGTATACTCTTTTTTTTATTTGCAGACACGATGTGGGCTGTTGGTAGAAATATTGGTATAGCAGCGGTGGTGGGCGCCTGTTTATATTTTATGCAAGATTATTTGCGCAGATGGCTGCTCGCCACGCAGCAACAGCCAAAAGCTTTTGCGATTGATGTGCTTACCAATGTGGTGCAACTACTGGCATTGGCAGTATTGTTTTTTGTGTATCATTTAGATTTATTGATTGCTTTGTGGGTAGTTGCTCTTACCTATATACCATCGGTTGCATTGGGCGTATGGTGGTTAAAACCTGGTGTGCCGATTGCCAAGGATATTCGAAGTGTCGCACTACTGCATGCACGTGATGGAAAATGGATGCTCAGCAGTGCACTGCTCCAGTGGACAGCTGGCAATTTTTATGTAATGGCAGCGGGTTGGTGGCTGGGTGCAGCAGCACTTGGAGCACTGCGCCTGGGACAATACATTTTTGGCTTGCTCAACGTGTTGCTTCAGGCATTTGAAACATACATTTTACCCAAAGCAGCCCACTTGCATCAGGAGCCAGCTGCTTTGGTCCGGTTTTTGCGCAAACAGTTTTTGCAACTTTCTGTGCTGCTTATTCCGGTATTAATTTTACTGGCGGTTTTCGGCAAGCCATTGTTACACATGGCCGGAGGCGACACATATACTTCTTACAGTTATGTAATGATAGGATTGGCAATATTGTATGTGTTTATCCTGTTTGGCTATCCTGTTCGCATTGCACTTCGGGTACAACTGCTCAATAAATTTTATTTCTACGGCTATGTATTGGCTACCATTTTTAGTGTTGCTACTGCTTATTTCATGATTCATTTCTTTCAACTGTGGGGCGCTTTAGCAGGCATGTTGTTGGCTCAGTGCATGTTACTTGTATACTGGCTATATATTCTTTACAATAAAAATATCCGGGTATGA
- a CDS encoding glycosyltransferase family 4 protein: MKIIHLVLGKVNPERMNGVNKVVYEMATRQHAAGYDVAVWGITQNPVHDYPDRNFITRLFPTGIHPFAVHASLRKAIAALPEDVVFHLHGGFIPVFSKVSVYLKKYRIPFVYTPHGSYNIIAMKKGGWKKAIYLPLFEKPLLRRAAVVHSLGKSEVDGLHSIQPDKKSALIPYGFDTAALSEYSAASFQGNTSSNCIISFCGRMDTHTKGLDLLLTAFASMAKKHHNITLWMIGDSAQRAALEQTAAALGISNHIVFYGAKYGHEKMNLLQQSHLFVHPSRNEGLPTAVLEAAAIGLPCIVSRATNVGEAVKKYKAGWVVEHPDATELAAALDEAIASFNQGTLAAYATAAQQMVAQHYHWSYVLTQLAKMYEACLH, encoded by the coding sequence ATGAAAATTATTCATTTGGTATTGGGTAAAGTAAACCCGGAACGTATGAATGGGGTAAATAAAGTAGTATACGAAATGGCTACACGCCAGCATGCCGCAGGATATGATGTAGCGGTGTGGGGCATCACTCAAAATCCGGTACATGATTATCCAGATAGAAACTTTATAACACGTCTTTTTCCCACAGGCATTCATCCTTTTGCGGTGCATGCATCATTGCGAAAAGCTATAGCTGCCTTACCTGAAGATGTTGTATTTCATTTACACGGTGGCTTTATTCCAGTGTTTTCTAAAGTGTCTGTTTATCTGAAAAAATATCGTATTCCATTTGTGTACACACCACATGGTAGTTACAATATTATTGCCATGAAAAAAGGAGGATGGAAAAAGGCCATTTATCTTCCCTTGTTTGAAAAGCCCTTACTACGCAGGGCCGCAGTAGTGCACTCGCTGGGTAAAAGTGAAGTAGATGGATTGCATAGCATTCAGCCGGATAAAAAGAGTGCACTTATACCTTACGGCTTTGATACCGCTGCGCTTTCTGAATACAGCGCAGCTTCATTTCAGGGTAACACTTCCAGCAACTGTATCATCAGCTTTTGTGGTAGAATGGACACTCATACCAAAGGACTTGATTTGCTGCTTACTGCTTTTGCGAGCATGGCTAAAAAGCATCACAATATCACTTTATGGATGATTGGTGATAGTGCACAACGTGCGGCTTTGGAACAAACGGCCGCAGCTTTAGGCATTAGCAATCATATTGTTTTTTACGGGGCCAAATATGGTCATGAAAAAATGAATCTCTTGCAGCAAAGCCATTTGTTTGTTCACCCAAGTAGAAATGAAGGGTTGCCTACTGCAGTATTGGAAGCTGCAGCCATTGGCTTGCCTTGCATAGTGTCGAGGGCTACAAACGTTGGAGAGGCCGTAAAAAAATATAAAGCAGGATGGGTAGTAGAACACCCTGATGCTACTGAACTTGCGGCTGCCTTGGATGAGGCAATTGCGTCCTTTAATCAGGGCACACTTGCTGCCTATGCCACTGCTGCTCAGCAAATGGTTGCTCAGCACTATCACTGGAGTTATGTACTTACACAATTGGCAAAAATGTATGAAGCATGTTTACATTAA
- a CDS encoding O-antigen ligase family protein, with translation MFTLTTSYKRPADHQRFLSQMGVLLAIIFFIKLGGFFTWSENVAITRVVKVFSRLMMTGAIIWVYRKIIERGAIGSFGWQHQLSPFLYAAYLTLGLISFLWSTAVGYSALQWFMDVESFVFAYYFIACFILLENYFPGNQVKLYNVMGNAVLLMISIFLVGMFIAPEAFYRMTHGGEEARLGGFFMNPNELGMLAAVGVSCFIFNYYTGKRMVWNTIRILLLMWAIVMTGSRSTTIGALLIAFFHIRQSSNTKLKYAMYAGAFMVIPLAIEKMVVKENAGGLEEVMSMTGRLPFWTALITEGLPQEPLFGFGFMRIAYKDFFQSVHTYAGQMTHNTFIQVLMNLGFVGFTLVLFQVVFTIRGFVQQFSKEKQLFTIGVFIPILINSLTEFGIFGETNYGILFYQVLIFYISLTINKHKSPAQKIFLRKRRPELFASE, from the coding sequence ATGTTTACATTAACGACTTCATATAAGCGGCCGGCGGATCATCAGCGATTTCTTTCGCAGATGGGCGTTTTGCTGGCTATTATTTTCTTCATCAAGTTGGGCGGCTTTTTTACATGGAGCGAAAATGTGGCTATAACCCGTGTGGTAAAAGTATTTTCGAGATTAATGATGACGGGAGCCATTATTTGGGTGTATCGAAAAATTATTGAACGAGGAGCCATCGGTTCTTTTGGTTGGCAGCATCAATTGAGCCCTTTTTTGTATGCTGCATACTTAACTCTTGGACTGATTAGTTTTTTGTGGAGCACCGCTGTTGGCTACAGTGCCCTTCAGTGGTTTATGGATGTGGAGAGCTTTGTATTTGCATATTATTTTATTGCCTGTTTCATTTTGCTGGAGAACTATTTTCCCGGCAACCAGGTAAAGTTGTACAATGTAATGGGCAATGCTGTGCTGCTCATGATTAGTATTTTTTTGGTGGGCATGTTTATAGCTCCTGAAGCATTTTACAGAATGACACATGGCGGAGAAGAAGCAAGACTCGGGGGCTTTTTTATGAACCCAAATGAACTGGGCATGCTGGCTGCTGTGGGAGTAAGTTGTTTTATTTTCAACTACTACACCGGTAAGCGTATGGTGTGGAATACCATCCGGATTTTATTGCTCATGTGGGCCATTGTAATGACTGGTAGCAGAAGTACAACCATTGGTGCGTTGCTGATTGCCTTTTTTCATATCCGGCAAAGTAGCAATACCAAACTGAAGTATGCCATGTATGCAGGTGCATTTATGGTAATTCCGCTGGCCATAGAAAAAATGGTTGTAAAAGAAAATGCAGGCGGCCTGGAAGAAGTAATGAGTATGACCGGAAGACTGCCATTTTGGACGGCACTCATTACCGAGGGTTTGCCACAAGAACCTTTGTTTGGTTTTGGTTTCATGCGTATTGCATACAAAGACTTTTTTCAGAGTGTACACACATATGCCGGGCAAATGACACACAATACTTTTATACAAGTACTCATGAATCTTGGTTTTGTAGGCTTCACATTGGTACTGTTTCAGGTGGTATTCACTATTCGCGGATTTGTGCAGCAATTTTCAAAAGAAAAACAGCTGTTTACAATCGGGGTATTCATCCCCATTCTCATCAACTCCCTTACTGAGTTCGGTATTTTCGGCGAAACGAATTATGGTATTCTCTTTTATCAGGTACTCATTTTTTACATCAGTCTTACCATCAACAAGCATAAGTCGCCGGCCCAAAAAATCTTTCTGCGCAAACGCAGACCAGAGTTGTTTGCCAGCGAATAA